A single window of uncultured Pseudodesulfovibrio sp. DNA harbors:
- the rpe gene encoding ribulose-phosphate 3-epimerase, with amino-acid sequence MILSPSMLSSDFANMESELKALKDAGLKWVHLDIMDGCFVPNITFGPPIIKAMRKKSDLFFDCHLMIEDPGRYVQNFADAGADLICVHAETCDHLERVCAQIAETGAKPAVALNPHTPLETIKYLIPQLYMVLIMSVNPGFGGQKFIPFCKDKVRELRGMIDEAGAETLIQIDGGVTLENARELTEAGVDVLVSGSAFFGYPPYGERHQAFQDICK; translated from the coding sequence ATGATTTTATCACCCTCGATGCTTTCCTCGGATTTCGCAAACATGGAATCTGAACTGAAAGCCCTGAAAGATGCTGGCCTCAAGTGGGTCCACCTTGATATCATGGACGGTTGCTTTGTCCCCAATATCACCTTTGGCCCCCCTATCATCAAGGCCATGCGCAAAAAATCCGACCTTTTTTTCGACTGCCATCTGATGATTGAAGATCCAGGACGTTACGTTCAAAATTTTGCCGATGCGGGTGCTGACCTCATTTGCGTCCATGCCGAAACATGTGACCATCTAGAACGCGTCTGTGCACAGATTGCTGAAACCGGTGCCAAACCGGCAGTGGCACTCAATCCGCACACACCGCTTGAAACAATCAAATACCTTATCCCACAATTGTACATGGTATTGATCATGTCTGTGAATCCGGGCTTTGGTGGTCAAAAGTTCATCCCCTTCTGCAAAGACAAAGTCCGCGAACTCCGTGGCATGATCGACGAAGCCGGTGCTGAAACACTCATCCAGATTGACGGCGGCGTGACTCTGGAAAATGCTCGTGAATTGACTGAAGCCGGTGTAGACGTTCTGGTTTCCGGTTCCGCATTCTTCGGCTACCCACCTTATGGCGAACGGCATCAGGCATTTCAGGACATCTGCAAGTAA